Sequence from the Feifania hominis genome:
CAAGACCGAGTCCCCGGCGGCCGTCTGCCTGCGGGTTCTCAGCAGTGTAAAACATATCGAAGAGCTTGCTCTTGTCGCTGTCCGGCACACCGGGGCCATCGTCGGCAATTTCAACGACAACCTCGCTGCCCTCGCGGCGGGCGCTGAGCTCGATGTGAGACTCTGGCGGCGTGTATTTGACGGCGTTGTTGACAATGTTGATGATAACCTGAACAATGAGCCTCGCGTCGATTTTCGCCATAAGCAGGTCATCGGACAGGCGAACACTGATGTGGTGTTCATGTGCGCGGCGGTCAATGTGTCGAAGCGCCTCCTGGATAACCTCGTCGAGCAACTCCGGCTTGAGCTGTAGACTGATTGAACCATCTTCCATGCGGGTGACGGCAAGCAGATTTTCCACGAGATTGATCAGCCACATGGCGTCGTCGTAGATGTCGGCGTAAAGACGCTGCCTGTGCGTCTCGTCAAGTACTTGTGAATTTTGCATGAGCACGCCGGCGTTACCGGATATACTCGTTAAGGGCGTGCGCAGATCGTGGGAGATGGCGCGCAGAAGATTGGCGCGAAGCTGCTCTCTCTGTGCCTGCAGGGCAATTTCATTTTTTGTTTCACGCTCCTGCTCTTTTTCGAGGGCAAGACCGCATTCGGCAAGCATGGCGAGCAGCAGGCTGCGCTCAAACGTATCGATATCGCGCCCCTCATCCATGACGATTCCGATGACGGCAAAGACCCGATCATGCCCTCTGACTGCGAGATAGAGACATTTGGCTCCCGGCAGAGTGCCGGTAGTGGCGCCGGCGTGCTTGTTGTTTTGAAGCACCCACTGCGCGACGGCACGTTCATCTTGCCCGAGATAGGCCTGAAGTGTCTGCTCTTTTTCAAGTGGGAACGAAAGTGCGGATGCAAGAGCCCCTTGCACTACCGGGTAGAGTAAAATACTGCGATCGAGGAGTTTCTGCACCTGGCGCGCACAGCGCATGAAAATTTCATCCCGGCTTCCTGCACGCTGGAGCATTTGACTGGTCTCAAGGAGAACTTCCGTGCGGTGGGCTTTCAGCGCAGCCTGTCGGGCTTGCCGTTTGACACGAGTCGTCAGCGAGCTGACAGTCAGAGCGGCGACAAACATGATGAGAAAAGTCACAAGATAACTGGCGTCATAGGCTTCAAAAGAAAAGCGGGGAGCGGTGAAAAAATAATTGAAGACAGAGACGCTCACCAGGGAGAACAGCACGCTGTAAAAGCGGCCCTGTGTCACAATAGCAGTAAAGAGCACGCCGAGCAGATAGGTGATAATAATGTTGGCATCGCGAATGCCCAGCTGATAAAACCAGAGGCCGATGAGCGAGCAGCCTGCCAGAAGAGCGAGAGTTTTCAGCAAATCTCCGGCGCTGAGCTTCAGATGCCCCAGAGGCTTCTGGAGCTTTCCGTGAAAGGGGGGCTGGGTATCGGGTATGATATAAATATCTATATTGGGATTGAGGGCGGTCAAACGATCGATGAAGTTGTTTTTGGGAGCCAGCAGGGAACGCCTGTTGTTTGAACGACCGATGACAATTTTGGAAACACCGCTGGCTCTGGTATACTCTGAAATCTGACTGGGCACATCATCGCCGTAAACCGTTGCAATGCGCGCGCCGAGCTGTTCGGCCAGCTTGAGGTTGCGCCGCAGATTTTCCCGGTTTGCGCTGCTGAGCTCATGTGTTCCGGGCGTCTCAACGAAGAGCGCGGTAAAACTGCCGTGAAACGCGTCGGCAAGCCGGGCGGCAGTTCGGATGACCTTGGCATTGGAGGGAGAGCTGGAAAGACAGATCATAATATGCTCATCGGCAAATCCGGCTTCTCCCTCGCCATGCTGCTTTGTTCGGGTGAGACGGTCGGCGGTGCGCCGCAGAGCAATTTCACGCAGAGCGGCCAAATTTCCCCTTGTAAAAAAGTGTCCCAGTGCCTGTCTGGCCTGTGTGGGGCGGTAGATTTTCCCCTCGCTGAGTCGTTTGATCAGATCATCCGGCTCAATATCCACCAGTTCCACTTGGTCAGCGCTGTCAAAAACACTGTCCGGTATCCGCTCACGAACAGTGATGCCTGTGATGGAGGCAATGATGTCATTGAGACTTTCAATGTGCTGCACGTTGACGGTAGTAAAGACATCAATCCCGGCGCGCAAAAGCTCCTCAATATCCTGATAGCGCTTGGTGTGGCGGCAGGTCTCGGCGTTTGTATGGGCCAATTCATCCACCAGGATTAACGAGGGGTGCCTCGCGAGCGCTGCATCAAGATCAAACTCCCTGAGATCCAGGCCGCGGTAGTGAATCTCCTGAGGGGGAAGCTGTTCGAGCCCCTCAAGGAGAGCGAGGGTCTCAGGGCGTGTGTGCGGCTCAATATAGCCGGCGACAACGTCAATCCCGGCGGCTTTGGCAGCACGGGCGGCCTCAAGCATGGCAAATGTTTTGCCGACGCCGGCGGCATAGCCGAAAAAGATTTTGAGCCTGCCGCGCTTTTCTGCGTCGTTGCCTCTGTGGATCTGACGTAGAAGCGACCCGGGACTCGGGCGTTTTTCATCCATATTGCCGGTCCTCCAACTCTGTTACTTCATTCAGTATACAACGCTTCAGATGATGACTGTGTTATGATTGTCCCCCGATGTATTAAGATTATATAAAGACCGACTTGAGAATACAAGAATTACGCTGCCTGGCGGCGGGGGCGAACCGGCCTTTTTATTATGAAAGGAATCCTGCGGCGTTGTTGACGTTGTGACGGGGACTATGTTATATTATTATCACGAAACAGCCAAAGGCAGGGGAAGAGTATGGCCAAAGAACTGGCAAAGACCTACGACCCGTCACAGGTCGAGGACAAGCACTATAAAAACTGGGAGCAAAAGGGGTATTTTCACGCGGATGTACACAGTGAGAAACCGCCTTTTTCTATTGTCATCCCGCCGCCCAATGTCACCGGGCAGCTCCACATGGGCCACGCCATCGACGACACCATTCAGGACATTCTGATCCGCTACAAGAAGCTGCAGGGCTTTGAGGCGCTGTGGGTGCCGGGTATGGACCACGCGGGCATTGCGACGCAGATCAAGGTGGAGGAGATGCTGCGCGTCGAAGAGGGAAAGACGCGCTACGATCTCGGCCGCGAGGAGTTTCTGCGCCGCGTGTGGGAGTGGAAAGAGCAGTACGGCGGGCGTATTGTCAGACAGCTGCGCCGACTCGGCGCGGCCTGCGACTGGCAGCGTGAGCGCTTCACCATGGACGAGGGGTGCTCGCGGGCGGTGCGCGAGGTCTTTGTCAACCTCTACAACAAGGGGCTGATCTACCGCGGCTACCGCATCATCAACTGGTGCCCGCACTGCATCACCGCCCTTTCAGACGCCGAGGTGGAGTACGAGGAGCAGGAGGGGAACCTCTGGCACATCCGCTACCCGCTCGCGGATGGAAGCGGCGACGTGGTTGTTGCGACGACGCGCCCCGAGACCATGCTGGGCGACTCCGGCATTGCGGTGAGCCCGGAGGATGAGCGCTACGCCCATCTGATCGGCAAGAGCGCCGTTTTGCCGCTGGTGGGCCGCGAGATTCCGATCTTTGCCGACGAGTACGTCGACAAGTCCTTTGGCACGGGCTGCGTCAAGGTGACGCCTTGCCACGACCCGAACGACTATGAGATGGGTCTGCGCCACGATCTCGAGCAGATTCTCGTGATCGACGACTACGGTAAGATCAACGAAAACGGCGGCGTCTATGAGGGACTTGAGCGCTATGAGGCGCGCAGGAGAATTGTCGCCGACCTTGAGGAGCAGGGCTACCTTGTCAAAATCGAGAAGCATGTCCACAACGTCGGCCAGTGCTACCGCTGCGGCACCACGGTGGAGCCGCTCGCATCGCGGCAGTGGTTTGTCAAGATGAAGCCCCTTGCGGAGCCTGCCATTGACGTGGTCAAGAGCAAAGAGGTCAACTTTGTCCCTGAGCGCTTTGAGAAAATCTATCTCAACTGGATGGAGAATGTGCGCGACTGGTGCATCTCCCGCCAGCTCTGGTGGGGGCACCGCATCCCGGCTTTCTACTGCGACGACTGCGGGGAGATGACGGTTGCAAAAGAGGATGTAACGGTCTGCCCGAAGTGCGGCTCGCACCATGTCAGGCAGGAGGAGGATGTGCTCGATACCTGGTTCTCCTCGGCGCTGTGGCCCTTTTCGACGCTCGGCTGGCCCGACCGGACCGAGGACCTTGCGAAGTTTTATCCCACATCGGTACTTGTGACCGCCTATGACATCATTTTCTTCTGGGTGGCGCGCATGATCTTCTCGGGTCTCGAGCACATGGGCGAAAAGCCGTTTTCCGATGTGTTCATTCACGGCCTGATCCGCGACGCGCAGGGCCGCAAGATGTCGAAGTCCCTCGGCAATGGCATCGACCCGCTCGAGGTCATTGAGCAGTACGGCGCGGACGCCCTGCGCTTCGCGCTGGTCACGGGCAATTCGCCCGGCAACGACACGCGCTTCTCGAAAGAGAAAGTGGAGAGCGCGCGCAACTTTGCCAACAAGCTCTGGAATGCCTCGCGCTTTGTGCTGATGAATCTGACGATCACCCGCTGCGAGCTGCCCGATGAGCTGGAGCTTGAGGACCGCTGGATTCTCTCCCGGTACAACGACGTCGTGCGCGAAGTCACCGACAACCTCGACCACTACGAGATCGGCGTTGCCGTCTCCAAGCTCTACGACTTCCTGTGGGACGACTTCTGCGACTGGTACATCGAGCTTGCAAAGCTGCGTCTGTTTGAGAGCAACCCGAATGAGGCGACCCGACGGAGCGCCCAGCAGGTGCTGTGCTATGTGCTCTCGAACACGCTGAAGCTCCTGCACCCGGTTATGCCCTTTATCACGGAGGAGATCTACCTGACGCTGCCGCATGCGTGTGAGTCGATCATGCTCGAGCAGTGGCCGCGCTACAGCGAATCGCTCCACTTTGCGCAGGAGCAGACGCGCATGGAGCGGGTGATGGAGGCCATCAAGGCCATCCGCAACCGCCGCAGCGAGATGAACGTGCCGCCGTCGAAAAAGGCGAAAGTCTACATTGAGACCGAGGACGCCGAGACGTTTCGGCGCGGGGCGGCATTCTTTGAGCGCCTGGCGTCGGCCTCTGAAATTGAGATCGGCAGCCACTTTGAGCTGGAGGGCGCGGTGTCCATCGTCACGGACGGTGCGCGCATCTTCATTCCGCTCGATGAGCTCGTCGACAGGGAGAAAGAGCTTGCGCGCCTGGCGAAAGAGAAAAAGGAACTCGAGGGCGAGCTTGCGCGCATTCAGGCGAAGCTGCAAAACGAGGGCTTTTTGAAAAAGGCGCCGGCGGCGCTCGTCGATGCCGAGCGGGAAAAACAGAACAAGGTGCAGGATATGCTCGAAAAGCTCGAGCAGAGCATCCGGGCCTTTGACCGCTAAACAGATAGGGCGCACACCGCGGCGCTCAAACAGGGGAGAAGAGGGTTTGTACTATGACGTATGAAGAGGCTTTGGAGATCATTCACGGTACCGAGCGCTTCGGCATCAAGCCGGGCCTTGCGCGCATCGAGCGGCTGCTGGAGCGCCTCGGAAGTCCGCACCGGCAGCTCAAATTCAT
This genomic interval carries:
- a CDS encoding sensor histidine kinase, which translates into the protein MDEKRPSPGSLLRQIHRGNDAEKRGRLKIFFGYAAGVGKTFAMLEAARAAKAAGIDVVAGYIEPHTRPETLALLEGLEQLPPQEIHYRGLDLREFDLDAALARHPSLILVDELAHTNAETCRHTKRYQDIEELLRAGIDVFTTVNVQHIESLNDIIASITGITVRERIPDSVFDSADQVELVDIEPDDLIKRLSEGKIYRPTQARQALGHFFTRGNLAALREIALRRTADRLTRTKQHGEGEAGFADEHIMICLSSSPSNAKVIRTAARLADAFHGSFTALFVETPGTHELSSANRENLRRNLKLAEQLGARIATVYGDDVPSQISEYTRASGVSKIVIGRSNNRRSLLAPKNNFIDRLTALNPNIDIYIIPDTQPPFHGKLQKPLGHLKLSAGDLLKTLALLAGCSLIGLWFYQLGIRDANIIITYLLGVLFTAIVTQGRFYSVLFSLVSVSVFNYFFTAPRFSFEAYDASYLVTFLIMFVAALTVSSLTTRVKRQARQAALKAHRTEVLLETSQMLQRAGSRDEIFMRCARQVQKLLDRSILLYPVVQGALASALSFPLEKEQTLQAYLGQDERAVAQWVLQNNKHAGATTGTLPGAKCLYLAVRGHDRVFAVIGIVMDEGRDIDTFERSLLLAMLAECGLALEKEQERETKNEIALQAQREQLRANLLRAISHDLRTPLTSISGNAGVLMQNSQVLDETHRQRLYADIYDDAMWLINLVENLLAVTRMEDGSISLQLKPELLDEVIQEALRHIDRRAHEHHISVRLSDDLLMAKIDARLIVQVIINIVNNAVKYTPPESHIELSARREGSEVVVEIADDGPGVPDSDKSKLFDMFYTAENPQADGRRGLGLGLSLCRSIVQAHGGDIIVRDNSPHGAVFSFTLQAEEVICNE
- a CDS encoding valine--tRNA ligase yields the protein MAKELAKTYDPSQVEDKHYKNWEQKGYFHADVHSEKPPFSIVIPPPNVTGQLHMGHAIDDTIQDILIRYKKLQGFEALWVPGMDHAGIATQIKVEEMLRVEEGKTRYDLGREEFLRRVWEWKEQYGGRIVRQLRRLGAACDWQRERFTMDEGCSRAVREVFVNLYNKGLIYRGYRIINWCPHCITALSDAEVEYEEQEGNLWHIRYPLADGSGDVVVATTRPETMLGDSGIAVSPEDERYAHLIGKSAVLPLVGREIPIFADEYVDKSFGTGCVKVTPCHDPNDYEMGLRHDLEQILVIDDYGKINENGGVYEGLERYEARRRIVADLEEQGYLVKIEKHVHNVGQCYRCGTTVEPLASRQWFVKMKPLAEPAIDVVKSKEVNFVPERFEKIYLNWMENVRDWCISRQLWWGHRIPAFYCDDCGEMTVAKEDVTVCPKCGSHHVRQEEDVLDTWFSSALWPFSTLGWPDRTEDLAKFYPTSVLVTAYDIIFFWVARMIFSGLEHMGEKPFSDVFIHGLIRDAQGRKMSKSLGNGIDPLEVIEQYGADALRFALVTGNSPGNDTRFSKEKVESARNFANKLWNASRFVLMNLTITRCELPDELELEDRWILSRYNDVVREVTDNLDHYEIGVAVSKLYDFLWDDFCDWYIELAKLRLFESNPNEATRRSAQQVLCYVLSNTLKLLHPVMPFITEEIYLTLPHACESIMLEQWPRYSESLHFAQEQTRMERVMEAIKAIRNRRSEMNVPPSKKAKVYIETEDAETFRRGAAFFERLASASEIEIGSHFELEGAVSIVTDGARIFIPLDELVDREKELARLAKEKKELEGELARIQAKLQNEGFLKKAPAALVDAEREKQNKVQDMLEKLEQSIRAFDR